In Lycium barbarum isolate Lr01 chromosome 9, ASM1917538v2, whole genome shotgun sequence, the DNA window TCATTGAGAATCTTCATGATGTATGAAGGATTCTACTTATTTTTGTGTTGATTTTTAATTTGCGGAatgattttaaattttattttggttGTAGTTTATTAGTATATTTAAATCATCGTAATGATATTTCAtcaatatttaatattttttattcATTTATGTATTCtattaattgaaaattttaatatgtatttttaaattttaattagttaaaAGTCAAAACTTAATTAAAGTCTTTCATAATAGCTATGTAAATTAATTTTTCTCTGTAAAATCTTGATAGTAAACATTTATTGATACTTATCCTTTTTCATAATTTGATACTCAAAAGCACTTTCTTAAGAAGACAAGCCAAACACAATCTGCTTATTAAAAATAgttaaaaacactttttaaatgAATTAACCAACCACAAATTACTTTTcataaaaagtacttttttgaacaACAATTCTCAAAATAAGTAGTTTTTAGCCGCTAGGCCAAACAAGCTCTTTGTGTAGCGTTCAGGTCTAGAGCTAccataaaaaaaatagtttattttGCCAAGTCAGATTTATTTTAATAACTGGAAGTGATAAATCCAACTAGAGTGACTTTATAAGAGAAAAACataaaagttgagtgactttattgATATAAAACTAAGTGACTTTACCAAATAACTACACATAGTTGAGTGACTTATTGATTACAAAATTAAGTCAAGTCACTTTACTAAATACTTAGACATAATTGAGTGACTTTATTGAGACAAAATTAAGTTAACTATGACTTTACTAACTAATAACACGTTATCTGCACTTGCATATCTAGCTGACATAATATATGGAAGACTTACCTTCGATTTACTGAATATAATGGGCTGATTTTTCTTGATGTCAAAGGTTGTAAGAACAACATCTGTTAAAGCCTGATGCAAACGAGTCTCTCCCAACTTATCTTGCAGAACTTTGTgaaaatattttccatcatatttagGGGCTAGAATTGGAGGGATAGGCACTGCAATTGAAAATATAAGTATAATATTTATACTATGAATGTAATTTTTTGTATTATCGATACAATATTTTGCTTGTCATGGTAGGTTACTTGACTTATAACAATTTTATTCTAAGTGATCTTAGTATAAAAGTTAAACTTAGAATAAAATTGTTAAATATATAAAACTATACCCAGGTGGGAAAATCTTTGGGCCATGCTCGAAGTAAAATGGTACAATAACTTTGGCAGCATAGAAGGGGCGATTCTTCTCATTTGGAGCAGTTATCATAGTGGCCAATAAGCCACCTGTACTTGTTCCTGCGATCACGTCAAAGTAATCTGCAAGCCTTGCATCTACACCGTCCAATTCCTGACTCAGAAATAATCCTTCATTAATCAGATACGTTTATACAAAAGAACTTTTTTTGTTCAATTCCATTTAAGCTTTAATTTCTTGTATTTCACAAATTGTTTTATTTTCAAGTACACAATAGATCTCTGTTATTTTGAACTATTTTTATATATAGTTCAGGCACGAGACCCTTATAGTAGGCTGGGCCGAAAGCCAACCTAAAGAGTTGTTGTCTTTAGAATCAACTTGTTAAAAAAAATGCATAATACATGTAATTAATTTCATATAATATTTCTTTTTATGAATTGTTTAATTAAGTCATATCTTACTCAATAAAGTCTTTTTTCAGATTTACAAGGACAGATCGGAAGGACCAGGGGAAAAAAAGAGTTATTTGCTCTATTTATACGTGCTGCTCCAACACAAAATTTTGAGTAGAACTGTTAACCTTAAAGTGCCTGGAAGAAGAATGCAGTTtgtaatttttattttaagtaaGTTATAAACAATGAGAGTGTAAAATTTACCAAACAAATCTCTACCGTTCCCACAAGATCGATTTAAGTTACCAActgaatttattattttttttctcctATGTAGGTTGGGGTTTCGTTTTGTACCTTTTATGTTCACATGAAACATTCGAGACTTAAGGTTAACtcaaaaactaaaataaaaaaaaataaaaaaatagagcATTACGAAAAGGATAACTTAATTGAATCACTCGATGACCTGCCAAAGTACCAATGATCAAAGTAAAATTATTGACTAGCAATAAGTTAAGGTTTGCCCTGATTTTTTCTTATtatatttggatttttttttttctagaaggAACGGCAAAGAGTTTATCTAATTGAtttaattttacttttttttaaaaaaaataataatataaattttGATTTATATTTGGATAATCACTTTTTTGGAGGAAATATTTGATTCCTATAAATTGAAGATCCTTCCTTCTCACACAACAACAATAGTATCCAGAATGTATTAAAAGAGTTTTGTTTAGAGAAGATATTATTTTCTCCATAATTTTATGTTATCTTTTGTATTAGTTTTATTATATGTAGGTCAATCGATCAAACGATATTAAAGATTATGCCtctcttagtttttttttttttgtctgattTATCATTGATCAAGATTTGCTACTATCAATTGTCACTTTATTAGTTCGAATCCAACACAATAAGCACTGAAATAATACGATTCAAGTGTAGAAAAATAGTGATGCCTCACATACCTAAAAAATTACGTATATATACATTACATATATACCTGGAGTTGAccttcaagaaaagcaagaacagtagccgggataattcctttcatgccaCCTCCATCAATACTAAGAACTGTCACTAATTCTCCCACCACAGGGGATGCCCCTACCAAaaaaaagcaaaataaaaaaaaatccaaaagttGACATTTCAGATAAACTTTTCTAGTGTTAAGCTTTTCTTGGTACCTTGAGCATCATCTAACAAGCAGGTTATATAGAGacttgtttggatgggcttattttaagcaacttataagctaaaaaaaaaataagttggggtagttcaacttatttttttttttggcttataagctgctttagataagctaagtcaaacggacccaattatttttttgagcttattttaagcacaaaataactttaagttggccagccaaacattcaaaaaagctgaaaacagcttataagcaacttataagctaatccaAGCCAGCTCATAATCACGTAAACAGTCAAAGGTGTTATGAAATTACGATAATCCAACTTTTTGGGAAGTTTTATCTTGAGACACTCTTCTCTTTGGCAAGTGCTCCATTGTGGATCCACCTCATATTTTCATTCCTTTTCACTTCAATAACAATTCCTAAACATACTTCTCATGGTGAAATCGCGATCGGGTGTTGTAAAGTTttgagaaaatgataaaaatggtcCCATATGTTTGAGAATAGGTTCAAAATAGTTCCTTAAGTATGCATTAAActgttttggtcctttaagtttgtcaaaaaataaaaaataacactTTTAATCTCCATCAAATATTTACGAAGCTATATTTGTTAGAATTGACTGAAACAGTGGGAAAAAATTAACCATAAAAACCAAGAAAGTTCCATCAAATCATAAAATATCTTCCCTTTAAGAGGTCATTCCTGGTCTGGAAACTTTTAAAGAAGAAACTACCTTTTGATGAGGCCCTGAGCAAACTTGGAATAGATCCTGATTCAATATGCCACTGTTGTAGAATTCCAGAAGTTGAAACCATACACGATACATTCATGATTGGAGAACTTGCAAGTGGCCTTTGGAAAATTTTCAGTGCTCCCCTGGGATTTATTTGAAGTCCTATCTCTACCATGCTTATGCTTTCTAGATGGTGGTCAATAAAACCTAAGAATAGCATTCatcagattatttgaaagattaCTCCTATTGTTATTTTTTGGGTAATTTGGAAAGCAAGATGTTCTGCTTGTTATGGGCACACTAGTATCTCTTTTGCTCGAGCTAAACATCAGGTTATGCACCATGTGAGATGGGCCATCTCTAAAACTATGAGAACTTTGACTGTCACTGGCAATGGAATAGTATATGTGACCAAATTCTTTCACTGGCAATGGTATAGTATATGTGACCAAATTCTTTCACTTACTCCTATTATTGAGATCATTGTTGTGAAATGGACTCAACCTCCTCAGGGCTGGATCAAGGTGATCACTGATGGGACGCAATGGTGATGACTGTTAGGATTTTGCCCTGATTTGCTCATCATATTTGgattttaccttttcttaaagGAAGGCAAAGAGTTTACCATAATTGATTTTACTTTGtccaaaaggaaaatataaatcttccatatttGAGTAACTCTTTTCTTGGAGGAAAATTTTTGgacatctataaattgaagacTTCCTTCCCACGACTAAAaaacacaatagcatccacaatgtagttaTTAAAGAGTCTCGTTTagggggagattattctctcaataggtttttatgctttatatatTAGTTTTTACGCTAACCCAATAACGATGGTTTCATAAGGGGACTGGAGTAGGGTACCAtgaaacaaaagatatatatgtagGTCACTTGACCAAATCATACTATACTTTTATGTCTTTTTAGTATATCTTCTTTGTCGTCTGATTTTAACCCATGTTCACTTTTAACTACCAAAGAAATTCTATGTTGTAAAATCATGTGTTTTAGCCTTTCAGTGGAGGCTTGAGATTTCATTCCTCTAATGTTCCAATTGAGAATATTAATCATTAAGAACAGAAGAGGATGATTTTTGTAAATTTAGCTTTTGGCCTCTTGTGATAGGAGCTTCTCTGATTGATTGGCTTTTCTTATGAGACTGTTTTCCTTGCTTGATATCTTTGGGATTTTTTTGAAGATTGGGATTTTTGGCACTGGATCCCACTACTGTCTGTATACGATTTTCCACTTCCTAATCTGATGAATCTTATGACTCTTCTCCTTCTGAGGAGCTACCATCTACCCATTCATCACTGGATTCCTTATCATGATCTTGAACCTTATCATTTTGATCTTTCACCTTTCCCAAGTCCTGATTGTCAGTTTCTTTCTCCTTACTCAATTCTTCAAAGTTGTTCTGAATCATAGGAATGACAGGCTCTGAAGgtttctgtgttttttttttctttctttcttgtttgTTCTCATGGGATTTTGCTTGAGTATTCTTGCTTCATCTACCTTTCCTTCCTTTGACTTCTTGCCAATCATCACCAAATATGTCAACCTGCAGTTCATTATGATCTTTGATAAGAAATACATGTATCTGAGATTTAGGCTCATTGTCATTAATTTCATTAGCTATTATCTGagcattatcatcatcattcgCTGTCTCATTTTGGTTAACACATTTGGACTTGATATTAGTGTCCTGGACAATCTCAACATGTTCCACGGTAATCCCCTGATCATTTATATCATCCATCTCTTTGAGATTATTGTTGATCATGGTATAATCAATATCGTTGTTTTCTTTTTCCTTGGTATCATCAATGTTGATCACATGATCTTCTTTGTCAAAATTATTGGTTTCATTAACATCCCTCTCCTTAGAGACTACGTTTTCATTAGTAGGCATAGGTTTGTCTTTACCAAACAAAGATCTTGTAGGTTTGTAAACAATTTTTGGCGGTTCACTTTGTCCCCTTGTGTTAGTTTTGGGAACATTCTGGTTTTTTCTTAGCATCTCTACCTCTTTCATTCTTTTGTGGAATGGAGACTTGTTTTTTGGGTTCATTTTTCATAGGTTCAGCCTCCATTTGTCTGTTGTTGTGTTCATTTTCCCTCTCAACTTCCTTTTTTTCTTCCTGCATCCTCTTTTCAAGCACCCTACAATTTGCTAAATTGTGTCCCAACCTCCGACAATGTTTGCAATATTTGGTAATATTTTCATATTTAATTCTCTGGACAAATCCTTTGAGAGGAGAGTCCTCATCTTCATCCCCAATCCAAACATTATCAATCAAAGGCTTTAGGATATCGATTTCAATTCGAACCTTTGCCATGCTAGGTCTATTAAGATTTTTAGTTGCTAAGTCCAGTTCAAGAGGAATACCAGCATCACTTATAATTTGTTTAATATAATGCCAGTTATGCAAGTGAAACGATAAACCTGGAAGTAGAGCCCAGACTAGGACAGTTGGTAAATCTTCATCGTGTTTAAAATTCGGAGTCCATTTTTGGAGCCACATTTGAAGATCATCAATCTCGATCATCCTCTTATATTGCACCGTACTGAAGTCTTCCTCACAAGTGAAGTTCAATAACACATTGAAATTGTCGAATACACCTATCTTGACATTTCCTTTTAGCGAAAATTTTTCAGAGAATCTAGAGCGGAAAACATCAATTTGGGATCAAGTCTTGATGAATCTGCCCACTAGTGTTCTCCTACATTGACACGCCATCTTGCCATAAAATTCCCTAGATTTGAAGATCACCGTATGCATCCCATTATGGTTTGTTCTCCTTGCTATTGCAGGTTGTTCACAGTGGGTTTGATTAACAGAGGAGTTGGAGGGATCCGTTACCGAAGTGGTATAAGAGATACCTACTTTTTCAATTGCTTGAGGGTTCGAAGTCGCCACAGTTGGGGCATCAATAATATCATCTCCACGCGCCGACGGGACGCCCATCGGTGGCCCCATGGTCGGGAGCGTGAGACTCAAACGCAGGTGTTTAGAAAGTCGTTATGTTGAAGAGAGAAAAGAGAGAAAATAGCCATTTTTCAGTCTCAATATAAAGATAATCCAACTTTTCAACTTCTTAAGATTTGTCCAGTGCGTATATTAATTAACTAATGCAAATGTTTAACACGCTCTATACTTGTTCTTGGATCATATGCAGGGGCGGCTCAACGTAATTCGTGGCCTAAAGACAAACCATGAGAAGAGGCCTTAAgtttattaataaaataatttttttcgttAACGATTGTGTACTTAAAATTAAAATAATCaattctaaaaataaaaaaaatactacaGAAgcctttttttaaaacttttttatcAATATCGTCATCCAATTAGTCatttttatatatacatgttttttaTGAAATTTGAGTTATTTATTTGAAAACCTATATCacgttttaaaaaaattaatatctTTTATTAATAACATTTTTTAtgatatataatattatataagaCAATAATTTTGGGGCCCTCAATTTTGGGGATTGCCTTAGTTGCCTCCCCATTGAGCCGACACTTATCGTATGGAAACTGGAAAGGAGGGAGTTGAGGTTTACCTCCTTGAAGAAACCTTAGGTTTCCTTCCCTCCTTAAGTTATTGAAGATTGGATGAAAATATGTGATTTTCTCATGTTAATCCTTGTAAATTTCATGTTAATTGAGTTGAGTTCACACCAATATTATTGGGTTATGGCGATGGTCTAGGTGTTTTTTCTCTTTCGAAGCTCTCAAAAACATTGAAGAACCAAAGTATTTTATCTTTCTAGAATAACGTGTTCTTATATTCTGCGACTTTTTGGGTCCTAGAAGCACCTCATATATCGCACAAGGATTACTAGACAAACCTGTAATTTCTCTCAACTGTTGTGCGGAGCACAACCATAGAGCCAGAATAAGCTGGACTTGCCCAGGTGTTGT includes these proteins:
- the LOC132612161 gene encoding uncharacterized protein LOC132612161 — its product is MIEIDDLQMWLQKWTPNFKHDEDLPTVLVWALLPGLSFHLHNWHYIKQIISDAGIPLELDLATKNLNRPSMAKVRIEIDILKPLIDNVWIGDEDEDSPLKGFVQRIKYENITKYCKHCRRLGHNLANCRVLEKRMQEEKKEVERENEHNNRQMEAEPMKNEPKKQVSIPQKNERDKPMPTNENVVSKERDVNETNNFDKEDHVINIDDTKEKENNDIDYTMINNNLKEMDDINDQGITVEHVEIVQDTNIKSKCVNQNETANDDDNAQIIANEINDNEPKSQIHVFLIKDHNELQVDIFGDDWQEVKGRKELSKEKETDNQDLGKVKDQNDKVQDHDKESSDEWVDGSSSEGEES